The region ACTCATGTTTTAGTCTTCTGTTTGAGAAACAGAGATGTTACAGTGCCAGTCATACATTTCCACATGAAATCATGGGGTGGGGGAGTGTCTCTCGATCCACCTCAGAAGCCTGACGATGGCCTTTTCAATGTCTTCCCCCACACCCAATCCTCTGCAATTTCTGTCAACGAATATGTGGTAGCATTTCTCATTGTACAGGAACTCCGATTTTTCATCTCCTGAATTACGTATGTAGAATGGATATTTTCTGCAAGCCACTGGTCTGAATCGGTAAATTTTGCATCTGCTCTTTCTGAAAATACATTTATCGCCTTTCCTTTTCAGGTACACTCCTATCTTTCCGTAGCTGAAA is a window of Geoglobus acetivorans DNA encoding:
- a CDS encoding YkgJ family cysteine cluster protein — its product is MELAPYSEFKRWRCIHCGYCCGEYDISLGYEDERILRKFGSIFSYGKIGVYLKRKGDKCIFRKSRCKIYRFRPVACRKYPFYIRNSGDEKSEFLYNEKCYHIFVDRNCRGLGVGEDIEKAIVRLLRWIERHSPTP